A window of Armatimonadota bacterium contains these coding sequences:
- a CDS encoding histone deacetylase — protein MFHRDCLDHVPPGPHPERPVRLSAIERALQRCGLWERLAREEGEPVDPDLLTAVHTRAHVDAVRRAAERGGALLDPDTYVSAGSWKAALAAAGAAVRAAEAVASGQVSTAFAAVRPPGHHAQPARAMGFCLFNNVAVAARRVADRYDLRRVMIVDWDVHHGNGTQEIFYHDGGVLFVSLHQEDAYPGTGALYEVGARDGEGRNVNVPLPAGAGDRGYRTVFEEVVIPLGEAWRPDLVLVSAGYDAHHRDPLGSMRLTSSGFGDLARLLREGAARWCQGKLACVLEGGYDLDGLGASVVRTLEVLSGEAAEGVTEEAADGELPYSVIRERVRQVRRVLAHYWAI, from the coding sequence TTGTTCCATCGCGACTGCCTGGACCACGTGCCGCCCGGGCCGCATCCCGAACGGCCGGTCCGGCTGAGCGCGATCGAGCGCGCCCTGCAGCGCTGCGGGTTGTGGGAACGCCTGGCGCGGGAGGAGGGCGAACCGGTCGATCCCGACCTGCTCACGGCGGTCCACACCCGCGCCCACGTCGACGCGGTGCGCCGGGCGGCCGAGCGCGGCGGTGCACTGCTGGATCCGGACACCTACGTGTCCGCCGGATCGTGGAAGGCGGCACTCGCTGCAGCGGGTGCGGCGGTGCGCGCGGCGGAGGCCGTCGCATCCGGGCAGGTTTCGACCGCGTTCGCGGCTGTCCGCCCGCCGGGGCATCACGCCCAACCAGCCCGGGCCATGGGATTCTGCCTGTTCAACAACGTCGCCGTGGCCGCACGCCGGGTCGCCGACCGCTACGATCTCCGGCGCGTGATGATCGTCGACTGGGACGTCCACCACGGCAACGGCACGCAGGAGATCTTCTACCACGACGGGGGCGTGCTGTTCGTGTCGTTGCACCAAGAGGATGCGTACCCGGGGACCGGTGCGCTGTACGAGGTCGGCGCGCGCGACGGCGAGGGCCGAAACGTCAACGTGCCCCTGCCGGCGGGGGCCGGCGATCGAGGCTATCGCACCGTCTTCGAAGAGGTCGTCATTCCCCTGGGCGAGGCGTGGCGACCGGATCTGGTGCTGGTCTCCGCCGGCTACGATGCCCACCACCGGGATCCGCTGGGAAGCATGCGGCTGACGTCGTCGGGATTCGGGGATCTGGCGAGGTTGCTGCGCGAGGGCGCCGCGCGGTGGTGTCAGGGGAAGCTCGCATGCGTGCTGGAGGGCGGCTACGACCTCGACGGACTGGGTGCTTCGGTCGTGCGCACGCTGGAGGTGCTGTCGGGGGAGGCGGCCGAAGGCGTGACAGAAGAGGCCGCAGATGGAGAACTCCCCTACTCGGTCATCCGCGAACGCGTGCGCCAGGTCCGTAGGGTTCTGGCGCACTACTGGGCGATCTGA
- a CDS encoding S1 RNA-binding domain-containing protein, translated as MRINAPPVVGGRWVGEFMFEESRDRSDEMTMESALPELEERKIVRGTVVRVDSEGVLVDVGAKSEGLIPVRELRPGEAPSDLRVGEQIDVYVMRVEQEEGNILLSKKRADVQRAWERIEAAYREGQVLHAMVVDKVKGGLVVDIGLRGFVPGSHVDLSRVKGRRFENLVGESIPLRVIEIDRDKNRVILSHKQAMEQERARLRAELFATLREGDEREGVVRRLADFGAFVDLGGVDALLPISEMSWTYIKHPSEVVRRGQTVRVRVIKVDPKAGKISLSLKQVQPDPWTDIERRHRVGEVVRGKVVRVAPSGAFVRLRDVDAWLPIGELADRRVQKVEDVVQPGASVEAVITEIRPEDRRMIVSLKRLQRDLERQQLAELQQSQREATGFTIGDVAGELLRQAIERPRPERGGESGPEPRSTGESEEAEGGSGA; from the coding sequence GTGCGCATCAACGCGCCGCCGGTGGTCGGCGGAAGGTGGGTCGGAGAGTTCATGTTCGAGGAATCGCGTGATCGTTCTGACGAGATGACGATGGAGAGCGCGCTCCCTGAGCTCGAGGAGCGCAAGATCGTCAGGGGTACGGTCGTGCGCGTGGACAGCGAAGGCGTCCTCGTGGACGTGGGGGCCAAGAGCGAGGGTCTCATTCCTGTACGCGAACTGCGCCCGGGAGAGGCTCCGTCGGATCTGCGCGTCGGTGAGCAGATCGACGTGTACGTGATGCGGGTGGAGCAGGAGGAGGGCAACATCCTGCTGAGCAAGAAGCGCGCGGACGTCCAGCGCGCCTGGGAGCGCATCGAGGCCGCGTACCGAGAGGGCCAGGTGCTGCACGCGATGGTCGTCGACAAGGTGAAAGGTGGCCTCGTGGTGGACATCGGGCTTCGGGGTTTCGTGCCCGGATCCCACGTTGACCTGTCGCGCGTGAAGGGGCGGCGGTTCGAGAACCTGGTCGGAGAGAGCATTCCGCTGCGGGTCATCGAGATCGACAGAGACAAGAACCGGGTGATCCTGTCGCACAAGCAGGCGATGGAGCAGGAGCGCGCCCGGTTGCGCGCGGAACTGTTCGCCACGCTGCGCGAGGGAGACGAGCGCGAGGGCGTAGTGCGGCGGCTGGCGGACTTCGGCGCCTTCGTGGACCTGGGCGGTGTGGACGCCCTGCTGCCGATCAGCGAGATGTCGTGGACGTACATCAAGCACCCGTCAGAGGTCGTGCGCCGCGGCCAGACGGTTCGCGTGCGCGTGATCAAGGTCGATCCGAAGGCTGGCAAGATCAGCCTGAGCCTCAAGCAGGTGCAGCCGGACCCCTGGACCGACATCGAGCGGCGTCACCGGGTCGGGGAGGTCGTCCGCGGCAAGGTGGTGCGGGTGGCGCCGTCGGGGGCGTTCGTGCGCCTGCGCGACGTCGATGCGTGGCTGCCGATCGGGGAGCTGGCGGATCGCCGCGTCCAGAAGGTGGAAGACGTCGTGCAGCCGGGCGCGTCCGTGGAGGCCGTCATCACCGAGATCCGCCCGGAGGACCGGCGCATGATCGTCAGTCTCAAGCGACTGCAACGCGACCTCGAGCGCCAGCAGCTGGCCGAGCTCCAACAGTCGCAGCGGGAGGCGACGGGCTTCACGATCGGGGATGTCGCCGGAGAGCTGTTGCGGCAGGCCATTGAGCGCCCCAGGCCCGAGCGAGGCGGGGAGTCGGGCCCCGAGCCCCGATCGACGGGAGAGAGCGAGGAAGCCGAAGGCGGGTCGGGGGCCTGA
- a CDS encoding ribonuclease HI family protein: MKVIVRPDGASRGNPGPAAIGVVIEDGQGAVLREISEAIGPATNNVAEYRALLRGLEEAAALGATEVEIRTDSQLVANQLRGTYRVRSPVLAGLHEAARRILARFRHTEVRPVPREENARADRLANRALDRASGAADLLIERIVQEVRASGAEAVRGKIGRLDAPALRRLALRLAEELARRGA; encoded by the coding sequence GTGAAGGTGATCGTGCGCCCGGACGGCGCCTCGCGGGGCAACCCAGGGCCCGCGGCCATCGGCGTGGTCATCGAAGACGGGCAGGGAGCCGTCTTGCGCGAGATCTCGGAGGCGATCGGTCCGGCCACGAACAACGTGGCGGAGTACCGTGCGCTGCTGCGGGGCCTCGAGGAGGCGGCGGCCCTGGGGGCGACGGAGGTGGAGATCCGGACCGACAGCCAACTGGTGGCAAACCAGCTGCGCGGCACCTACCGGGTCCGCAGCCCCGTCCTGGCCGGCCTGCACGAGGCGGCGCGCCGGATTCTGGCTCGTTTCCGGCATACGGAGGTGCGTCCTGTGCCCCGGGAGGAGAACGCGCGGGCCGACCGGCTCGCCAATCGGGCGCTGGACCGCGCAAGCGGGGCGGCGGACTTGCTCATCGAGCGGATCGTGCAGGAGGTGCGGGCGTCGGGAGCCGAAGCCGTGCGCGGGAAGATCGGGCGGCTGGATGCTCCTGCGCTGCGCCGGCTCGCGCTCCGGTTGGCAGAAGAGCTGGCCCGCCGTGGGGCGTAG
- the mraZ gene encoding division/cell wall cluster transcriptional repressor MraZ, which produces MLKGEFEYTLDDKGRVVIPPRFRRQIGDRFVVTRGFDGCVVLYPESEWAGVEDKLRGEPLANRQFVRYLLGSAVEVETDRQGRFVLPPPLREHAGIQRDVVVVGLINKLEIWSRERWQQYLKQTVQDESRLIEGMKELNL; this is translated from the coding sequence ATGCTCAAGGGCGAGTTCGAGTACACCCTGGACGACAAGGGGCGGGTGGTCATACCTCCTCGCTTCCGTCGTCAGATCGGCGACCGGTTCGTCGTGACGCGGGGCTTCGACGGGTGCGTGGTCCTGTATCCGGAGTCGGAGTGGGCAGGTGTCGAGGACAAGTTGCGCGGCGAGCCTCTGGCGAACCGGCAGTTCGTTCGCTACCTGCTGGGATCGGCGGTCGAGGTGGAAACCGACAGGCAGGGGAGGTTCGTGTTGCCCCCGCCCCTGCGCGAGCACGCGGGCATCCAACGTGACGTAGTGGTCGTCGGGCTGATTAACAAGCTCGAGATCTGGAGCCGGGAGCGGTGGCAACAGTACCTGAAGCAGACGGTGCAGGACGAGAGCAGGCTGATCGAGGGGATGAAGGAGTTGAACCTGTAG
- the rsmH gene encoding 16S rRNA (cytosine(1402)-N(4))-methyltransferase RsmH, giving the protein MPNGAHTPVLLAEVLKWLRPRPGGVYVDATVGAGGHAAAIAEHIGREGRLIGIDRDPEAVGVARRRLAGFGDRVRVVRANFDSLDAVLAELGIEQVDGVLFDLGVSSLQLDASSRGFSFRDVGPLDMRMDPTGGQTAADLLNRLPERDLADILYRYGEERFARRIAREIVRRRPLRTTEHLRDAVRAAVPRRAWPRNVDVATRTFQALRIAVNRELESLERAIPQAVGRLRPGGRIAVIAFHSLEDRIVKRALAGDGRLVVLTRTPVRPSPQEVARNPRSRSARLRVAQRRETESGGQDAISRP; this is encoded by the coding sequence TTGCCAAACGGCGCGCACACGCCGGTCCTGCTCGCGGAAGTCCTCAAGTGGCTGCGGCCACGTCCGGGCGGCGTCTACGTGGATGCCACGGTCGGGGCAGGCGGGCACGCGGCGGCGATCGCAGAGCACATCGGACGGGAGGGCAGGCTGATCGGGATCGACCGCGACCCCGAGGCCGTCGGGGTGGCCCGTCGGCGTCTTGCGGGTTTCGGCGACCGCGTGCGAGTGGTACGCGCGAACTTCGACAGCCTGGACGCAGTCCTCGCGGAGCTGGGGATCGAACAGGTAGACGGGGTGCTGTTCGACCTAGGTGTCTCCTCGCTGCAGTTGGACGCTTCGTCGCGGGGCTTCAGCTTCCGCGACGTGGGGCCGCTGGACATGCGCATGGATCCGACCGGGGGCCAGACGGCAGCGGATCTGCTCAATCGCCTGCCCGAGCGTGACCTCGCCGACATCCTGTATCGGTACGGGGAAGAGAGGTTCGCGCGGCGCATCGCGCGCGAGATCGTCCGCCGGCGGCCTCTGCGCACCACCGAACACCTGCGGGACGCAGTTCGGGCCGCCGTGCCCCGGCGCGCGTGGCCCCGCAACGTGGATGTGGCCACGCGGACCTTCCAGGCGTTGCGGATCGCGGTCAACCGCGAACTCGAAAGCCTGGAACGGGCGATACCGCAAGCGGTGGGACGGCTTCGGCCCGGAGGACGGATCGCGGTGATCGCGTTCCACTCGCTGGAGGATCGCATTGTCAAGCGCGCGCTGGCCGGCGACGGGCGGCTGGTGGTCCTCACGCGCACGCCCGTGCGGCCGAGCCCGCAGGAGGTGGCGCGAAATCCTCGGTCGCGCAGCGCCCGCCTGCGGGTCGCCCAGCGCCGGGAGACCGAAAGCGGAGGACAGGACGCCATCTCCCGACCATGA
- a CDS encoding septum formation initiator family protein, which translates to MGRPVAVAAIFLLPLLGHVWLEATAAQNGYRIRQLRSEIAALTKQNAHLDSQAAALRSPDRIERLATGRLGMRAPNGRELAAVAVSPQALWPSAPVVAAERSLWQRLAAVFQQQPASAQERGR; encoded by the coding sequence ATGGGCCGCCCCGTCGCCGTCGCCGCAATCTTCCTGCTGCCGCTGTTGGGTCACGTGTGGCTCGAGGCCACCGCCGCTCAGAATGGTTACCGCATCCGTCAGCTGCGCTCAGAGATTGCGGCGCTCACCAAGCAGAACGCACACCTGGACAGTCAAGCCGCCGCGTTGCGCTCCCCCGATCGGATCGAGCGCCTCGCGACCGGTCGGCTGGGGATGCGGGCGCCCAATGGCAGAGAGCTGGCGGCCGTCGCTGTGTCGCCCCAGGCCCTTTGGCCGTCGGCACCGGTTGTGGCTGCGGAGCGGTCGCTCTGGCAGCGCCTGGCAGCCGTCTTCCAGCAGCAACCGGCCTCCGCGCAGGAACGCGGGCGATGA
- a CDS encoding penicillin-binding transpeptidase domain-containing protein, translating to MSRSRSGPHGGARAGIATFPRGRIRFVLVAWLVCLLALLGRVGYLQTARADDLRRIAQRQQVDVVPVPASRGRIYDRNGRVLATNVLADSAYAIPNAVLRPHDFANKVGPVLGVPPGEILRRLERGGYFVWLARHLPADVAGRLRALRLDGQLGFLAEQRRAYPNGVLAAHVLGFAGVDNQGLSGVELQYDRALRGSPGEAVLLRDAMGREIPEGRRLLRPATDGADLVLTIDEVVQHIAERELASAAKQARARGGSVIVMDVRTGGVLALANYPRYNPNRYETADPQTWRNRAIADAYEPGSTFKIVVVAAALDAGRIGEDTTLSCPGYLVVPGNHRIREAHGVAHGRVLPADIVRLSCNVGAALTGARLGPANLHRYARQMGFGSPTGIDLPGESPGILRPVREWSGSDVYTISFGQGIATTPLQLVTAVATMANGGRRVRPHVVSLIRDADGRVRRVIEPTPGPQVLKPSVARAMMEMMVRTVTDGTGTAAAIEGYAVAGKTGTAQKPNPAGGYLAGRFVSSFVGIVPADRPRLAILAMLDEPQGPYYGGVVAAPIFQRVASQTLWYLRVPPAPSTFGDRMDRGRQTGARD from the coding sequence ATGAGCCGCTCCCGCTCGGGGCCGCACGGAGGCGCGCGGGCGGGAATCGCCACCTTCCCTCGGGGCCGGATCCGGTTCGTCCTCGTGGCGTGGCTTGTATGTCTGCTCGCTCTGCTGGGGCGGGTCGGCTACCTCCAGACGGCGCGCGCAGACGACCTGCGGCGCATCGCGCAGCGCCAGCAGGTGGACGTCGTGCCGGTGCCCGCCTCCCGAGGCCGCATCTACGACCGCAACGGCCGCGTGCTGGCCACGAACGTACTGGCCGACTCGGCCTACGCGATCCCCAACGCGGTGCTGCGGCCGCATGACTTCGCCAACAAGGTCGGTCCGGTTCTGGGCGTGCCCCCCGGCGAGATCCTCAGGCGCCTGGAACGCGGAGGATACTTCGTGTGGCTGGCGCGCCACCTCCCGGCGGACGTCGCGGGCCGCCTGAGGGCGCTGCGGCTGGATGGCCAGCTGGGATTTCTGGCCGAGCAGCGGCGAGCCTACCCCAACGGCGTGCTGGCCGCCCACGTGCTGGGCTTTGCGGGCGTGGACAACCAGGGTCTAAGCGGCGTCGAACTGCAGTACGACCGTGCGCTGCGCGGGTCGCCCGGGGAGGCCGTACTGCTGCGCGACGCGATGGGGCGTGAGATCCCCGAAGGTCGGCGCCTGCTCCGTCCGGCGACCGATGGCGCGGACCTCGTCCTCACTATCGACGAGGTGGTCCAGCACATCGCCGAGCGTGAGCTGGCGTCGGCGGCCAAGCAGGCCCGGGCCAGGGGCGGCAGCGTGATCGTGATGGACGTGCGTACGGGGGGTGTGCTGGCACTGGCGAACTATCCGCGCTACAACCCCAACCGCTACGAGACGGCCGACCCGCAGACGTGGCGCAACCGGGCGATCGCCGACGCGTACGAGCCGGGTTCAACGTTCAAGATCGTCGTCGTGGCCGCCGCACTCGACGCGGGACGGATCGGGGAGGATACGACGCTGTCCTGCCCGGGCTACCTGGTCGTACCCGGCAACCACCGCATCCGTGAGGCCCACGGGGTTGCCCACGGCCGTGTCCTGCCCGCGGACATCGTCCGGCTGTCTTGCAACGTGGGGGCCGCGCTCACCGGCGCCCGGTTGGGGCCCGCGAACTTGCACCGGTACGCCCGCCAAATGGGGTTTGGGTCGCCGACCGGCATCGATCTGCCCGGCGAGTCGCCGGGAATCCTGCGGCCGGTCCGGGAGTGGTCCGGGTCGGACGTCTACACGATCTCCTTCGGCCAGGGGATCGCGACGACGCCGCTGCAGCTGGTGACGGCGGTGGCCACCATGGCCAACGGTGGCAGGCGCGTGCGGCCCCACGTCGTCTCGCTGATCCGCGACGCCGACGGTCGCGTGCGCCGTGTGATCGAGCCGACGCCGGGCCCCCAGGTGCTCAAGCCCTCCGTCGCCAGGGCGATGATGGAGATGATGGTGCGCACGGTCACCGACGGTACAGGTACGGCGGCGGCGATCGAAGGCTATGCGGTCGCGGGCAAGACCGGCACCGCACAGAAGCCCAACCCGGCCGGCGGATACCTGGCGGGCCGCTTCGTGTCGTCGTTCGTCGGCATCGTTCCGGCCGATCGCCCGCGTCTGGCGATCCTCGCGATGCTGGACGAGCCGCAGGGCCCCTACTACGGCGGCGTCGTCGCGGCCCCGATCTTCCAGCGCGTGGCCTCGCAGACGCTGTGGTACCTGCGCGTACCGCCGGCCCCGAGCACGTTCGGCGATCGGATGGACCGGGGCAGACAGACAGGTGCCCGCGACTGA
- a CDS encoding UDP-N-acetylmuramoyl-L-alanyl-D-glutamate--2,6-diaminopimelate ligase — translation MRLADLLTELPSCTVHGDPYVAIAGVTHDSREVGPGFLFCAIPGVRYDGHDFTAEAAQRGAAALLVQRRVEVALPQAVVPSVREAIGPVASAYWGHPSRALRVIGVTGTNGKGAVTYLTRAVLEAGGITCGIIGTIGAVVGGRRVSLRRTTPEAPELQQLLASMRDASLAAVAMEVASHALAMERVGGVRFVAAGFTNLTQDHLDFHGTMEAYRAAKARLFERVEADGVSVINRDDPHGVFMASRSRAPVVTYGLGDDADVRAQGLEMSARGCAFEVLTPVGRAWFSIPIAGMFNVYNALCAVALGLHCGVPLDAMADALRAFPGIPGRFELVDAGQPFAVVVDYAHTPDGLDNVLRTARQIAHGRLIAVFGCGGDRDPAKRPEMGRIAVRLADHVVVTSDNPRSENPMAIIEDIVAGIRGEVEDLLGRPALGTYEVEPDRRAAIRRAIAMARPGDIVVICGKGHEDYQILRDRTIPFDDREEARQALASVQSRA, via the coding sequence GTGCGGTTGGCAGATCTGCTCACGGAACTCCCGTCCTGCACGGTCCACGGGGACCCCTACGTCGCTATCGCCGGCGTCACGCACGACTCTCGCGAAGTCGGCCCGGGGTTTCTGTTCTGCGCCATCCCGGGTGTCCGCTACGACGGTCACGACTTCACGGCGGAGGCAGCTCAGCGGGGTGCCGCTGCGCTGCTCGTCCAGCGGCGCGTGGAGGTGGCGCTGCCCCAGGCGGTGGTGCCCTCGGTGCGGGAGGCGATCGGGCCCGTCGCCTCGGCGTACTGGGGCCATCCTTCGCGGGCGCTGCGCGTCATCGGCGTCACGGGCACCAACGGCAAGGGCGCGGTCACCTACCTAACGCGTGCGGTGCTGGAAGCCGGGGGGATCACCTGCGGGATCATCGGGACGATCGGCGCGGTGGTCGGGGGAAGACGGGTTTCGCTGCGGCGCACCACGCCGGAGGCGCCCGAGCTGCAGCAGCTGCTGGCGTCGATGCGCGATGCGAGCCTGGCGGCCGTCGCTATGGAGGTGGCCTCGCACGCGCTGGCGATGGAGCGCGTGGGCGGTGTGCGGTTTGTCGCCGCGGGGTTCACGAACCTGACGCAGGACCACCTGGACTTCCACGGCACCATGGAGGCATACCGGGCCGCCAAGGCGCGGCTGTTTGAGCGAGTGGAAGCCGACGGCGTCTCGGTCATCAACCGCGACGATCCGCACGGTGTCTTCATGGCGTCCCGCAGCCGCGCGCCGGTGGTGACCTATGGGCTGGGCGACGACGCCGATGTCCGTGCGCAGGGCCTGGAGATGTCCGCGCGTGGGTGTGCGTTCGAAGTGCTGACCCCGGTCGGCCGCGCGTGGTTTTCGATCCCGATCGCCGGGATGTTCAACGTCTACAACGCGCTGTGCGCCGTGGCGCTGGGTCTTCACTGCGGCGTGCCGCTGGACGCGATGGCCGACGCGTTGCGTGCGTTTCCCGGCATCCCGGGGCGGTTCGAGCTGGTGGATGCCGGACAGCCGTTTGCGGTCGTCGTCGACTACGCCCACACCCCCGACGGCCTGGACAACGTGCTGCGGACCGCCCGGCAGATCGCCCACGGCCGCCTGATCGCGGTCTTCGGGTGCGGCGGTGACCGCGACCCAGCGAAGCGGCCGGAGATGGGTCGCATCGCGGTTCGCCTCGCCGACCACGTGGTCGTGACCTCGGACAATCCACGTAGCGAAAACCCGATGGCGATCATCGAAGACATCGTGGCGGGCATCCGTGGGGAGGTCGAAGACCTCTTGGGGCGGCCGGCCCTCGGCACCTACGAAGTCGAGCCCGACCGGCGGGCGGCAATCCGGCGGGCGATCGCGATGGCCCGCCCCGGCGACATCGTGGTGATCTGCGGCAAGGGACACGAGGACTACCAAATCCTGCGGGATCGCACGATCCCCTTCGACGACCGCGAGGAGGCGAGGCAGGCGCTCGCGTCGGTGCAAAGCCGTGCCTGA
- the murF gene encoding UDP-N-acetylmuramoyl-tripeptide--D-alanyl-D-alanine ligase, which produces MPDVVLTVAEVAAATGGRLVRADPHAAVASVVTDSRQVRPGALFAALAGPHHDGHAFVADAARRGAVAAVVSRPVEVDVAQVVVDDVLACLLPLAAAWIARFDVRAVGVTGSTGKTTTVRMIESVLQRAAPTHASQPNWNAEVGVPLTVFGLRRDHRYLVVEMAMRGAGQIAQLCRAVRPAVGVVTNVGESHLALLGSIEAIARAKAELVDALPPDGAAVLNADDPRVAAMDVRCRGRVVRYGLATAADVHATDVRIDAEGCRFRLAAGADTAAVHLPVPGQHFVSNALAAAAVGVVEGVSVGAIADALSGFRPPPGRLQLRRLGGDVVVCDDTYNASPASLRAALETARALRGGRRLVAVLGEMRELGPRADAAHQEAGALCAAEGVDALVVVGELGSRIAQGARAAGMRSGAIHASADAADAARLAAELVRDGDLVLVKGSRAVGLERVVAGLASARSSAAVPTEGR; this is translated from the coding sequence GTGCCTGACGTTGTGCTCACCGTGGCGGAGGTGGCCGCGGCCACCGGTGGCCGCCTCGTGCGCGCAGACCCCCACGCAGCCGTTGCGTCAGTGGTCACCGACAGCCGGCAGGTTCGGCCGGGGGCGCTGTTCGCTGCCCTCGCCGGCCCCCACCACGACGGCCATGCCTTCGTCGCCGACGCGGCGCGGCGCGGCGCGGTCGCCGCAGTGGTCTCACGCCCCGTCGAGGTAGACGTCGCGCAGGTGGTGGTGGACGACGTGCTGGCGTGCCTGCTGCCCCTGGCCGCCGCGTGGATCGCGCGGTTCGACGTGAGGGCGGTGGGCGTCACCGGCAGCACCGGCAAGACGACCACGGTGCGCATGATCGAATCCGTGCTGCAGCGCGCGGCGCCGACGCACGCCTCGCAGCCGAACTGGAACGCGGAAGTCGGCGTCCCCCTCACGGTCTTCGGGCTGCGGCGCGACCATCGGTATCTCGTCGTGGAGATGGCGATGCGCGGGGCAGGCCAGATCGCCCAACTGTGTCGGGCGGTGCGCCCCGCCGTGGGCGTCGTGACGAACGTCGGCGAGTCGCATCTGGCGTTGCTCGGGTCGATCGAGGCCATCGCCCGCGCAAAGGCCGAACTGGTCGACGCCCTGCCGCCAGACGGCGCGGCGGTGCTGAACGCCGACGACCCCCGTGTTGCGGCGATGGACGTACGTTGCCGGGGCCGGGTGGTCCGCTACGGACTGGCCACCGCCGCGGACGTGCACGCCACCGACGTCCGGATCGACGCTGAGGGCTGTCGCTTCCGTCTTGCGGCCGGGGCCGATACCGCTGCGGTGCACCTGCCGGTGCCTGGACAGCACTTCGTCAGCAATGCACTGGCGGCCGCTGCGGTCGGCGTGGTCGAGGGGGTGTCCGTAGGGGCCATCGCCGATGCGTTGTCCGGGTTCCGCCCGCCGCCGGGGCGGCTGCAGCTGCGCCGGCTGGGCGGCGACGTCGTGGTCTGTGACGACACCTACAACGCCAGCCCGGCGTCGCTGCGCGCCGCGCTGGAGACCGCGCGCGCCCTGCGGGGCGGGCGCCGCCTGGTGGCAGTGCTCGGCGAGATGCGCGAGCTGGGGCCGCGTGCGGATGCGGCGCACCAGGAGGCCGGAGCGCTGTGCGCGGCCGAGGGCGTCGACGCCCTGGTCGTCGTCGGCGAACTGGGCAGCCGGATCGCCCAGGGGGCCCGCGCGGCCGGCATGCGTTCCGGGGCGATCCACGCCTCAGCCGACGCCGCCGACGCCGCGCGTCTTGCCGCGGAGCTGGTGCGCGACGGCGACCTGGTGTTGGTCAAGGGGTCGCGTGCGGTCGGGCTGGAGCGGGTGGTCGCCGGACTCGCGTCGGCCAGGTCGTCGGCGGCGGTCCCGACCGAGGGGCGATGA
- the mraY gene encoding phospho-N-acetylmuramoyl-pentapeptide-transferase: MTIERIALAATLSAVVVLAVGPLAIPWLRAFARQPISEDAPPRHREKADVPTMGGVLMIAAVVVTLLALWIGSRTLGIVFVAFLGCGAAGLVDDLLKARRGRNLGLRAREKLAFQIPIGLAIGYYAMEFTGLGSALVLPWIGEVRLGWLYLPFAVLFMVGFTNGVNLTDGLDGLGAGTVAIAAVAYTGVALHVGRADVAAFAAALAGACLGFLWYNAHPAQVIMGDVGSQALGGALAAMAIVTKTELTLLVIGIVFVLEAASVVLQVAYFRATGGRRIFRSSPLHHHFELAGWAETQIVTRFWLVGSLGALAGLTVVL; encoded by the coding sequence ATGACGATCGAGCGGATCGCGCTGGCTGCCACCCTGAGCGCGGTGGTGGTGCTGGCGGTCGGCCCCCTTGCCATCCCCTGGCTGCGGGCGTTCGCGCGCCAGCCGATCAGTGAGGACGCCCCCCCGCGCCACCGGGAGAAGGCGGACGTCCCGACGATGGGCGGCGTGCTGATGATCGCCGCGGTGGTGGTCACGCTGCTGGCCCTGTGGATTGGGAGCCGGACGCTGGGCATCGTGTTCGTTGCTTTCTTGGGATGCGGGGCCGCCGGCCTGGTTGACGATTTGCTCAAGGCGCGCCGCGGGCGCAACCTGGGGCTGCGCGCGCGCGAGAAGCTCGCCTTCCAGATTCCGATCGGCCTGGCGATCGGATACTACGCGATGGAGTTCACGGGGCTGGGTTCGGCGCTCGTGCTGCCGTGGATCGGGGAGGTCCGGCTCGGCTGGCTGTACCTCCCGTTCGCGGTGCTGTTCATGGTGGGTTTCACCAACGGCGTCAACCTGACGGACGGACTCGACGGGCTGGGCGCCGGTACCGTGGCCATCGCGGCGGTGGCCTATACGGGCGTCGCGCTGCACGTGGGACGTGCAGACGTCGCGGCGTTCGCGGCGGCCCTGGCGGGGGCGTGCCTGGGTTTTCTCTGGTACAATGCGCATCCCGCCCAGGTGATCATGGGGGACGTCGGATCGCAGGCGCTGGGCGGCGCGCTGGCCGCGATGGCGATCGTCACCAAGACCGAGCTCACCTTGCTGGTGATCGGGATCGTGTTCGTGCTGGAGGCGGCGTCAGTGGTGCTGCAGGTCGCCTACTTCAGGGCCACCGGGGGCCGACGGATCTTCCGCAGCTCGCCGTTGCACCACCACTTCGAGCTCGCCGGCTGGGCAGAGACCCAGATCGTGACCCGGTTCTGGTTGGTGGGCTCGCTGGGGGCGCTCGCTGGGCTGACGGTCGTCCTGTGA